The Pontibacter pudoricolor genome contains a region encoding:
- a CDS encoding FtsW/RodA/SpoVE family cell cycle protein encodes MVKQWLQKNLKGDPVLWGIVLMFSLLSVAVVYSATGTLAYKSHEGNTEYFLLKHSALIFIGMAFMWAAHKINYRYYSRLSLVALVLSVPLLLFAFFWGSNINDASRWITIPVINQTFQPSDLAKLALISYLASMLAKVQLQVKDWRKTLVPMMIWTVAICALIALTNTSTAVLLFATCMLLMFIGRVPFKYLATVFVIVIIVGGGALAVGQRLGTAVSRVEAFLDKSETPFQLEQSYIAIATGGVVGKGPGNSDQRDILPHPYSDFIFAIILEEYGLIGGASVLFLYLALLYRGMVTVVNSTGAFGGLLSAGLSFSLVIQGMINMGVAVGLGPITGLPLPLLSMGGTSLIFTGISLGIILSVSRTDSEFKSAAVGAAAGINAKVPVNA; translated from the coding sequence ATGGTAAAGCAGTGGTTACAGAAAAACCTGAAGGGCGATCCTGTATTGTGGGGTATCGTTCTGATGTTCTCGCTTTTGAGCGTGGCGGTGGTGTATTCTGCCACAGGTACGCTTGCCTATAAATCGCATGAAGGCAACACCGAGTATTTCCTGCTGAAACATTCGGCACTGATCTTTATCGGAATGGCGTTCATGTGGGCTGCACATAAGATCAATTACCGTTATTATTCCAGGTTATCGCTGGTAGCGCTGGTGCTATCCGTGCCGTTGCTTCTCTTTGCCTTTTTCTGGGGTTCTAACATCAACGATGCTTCGCGCTGGATAACTATACCGGTTATAAACCAGACATTCCAGCCTTCGGATTTAGCCAAACTAGCGCTGATCTCTTACCTGGCGAGCATGCTGGCAAAAGTACAGTTGCAGGTGAAAGACTGGCGCAAAACGCTGGTTCCGATGATGATCTGGACAGTGGCCATTTGTGCTTTGATAGCGCTGACGAATACATCAACAGCGGTGTTGTTATTTGCTACCTGCATGCTGCTTATGTTTATCGGTCGGGTGCCGTTCAAATACCTGGCTACAGTTTTCGTGATCGTAATTATAGTTGGTGGCGGAGCCCTGGCAGTTGGTCAGCGATTGGGGACAGCGGTTAGCCGGGTAGAAGCTTTCTTAGATAAATCAGAAACGCCTTTCCAGTTAGAGCAGTCTTACATTGCTATTGCAACAGGCGGTGTAGTAGGTAAAGGACCAGGAAACAGCGATCAGCGCGATATTCTTCCGCACCCTTACTCTGACTTTATTTTCGCTATTATTTTAGAAGAATATGGTTTGATCGGAGGGGCTTCCGTGTTATTTCTTTACCTGGCTTTGCTCTACCGGGGCATGGTTACAGTGGTTAATAGTACAGGAGCCTTCGGCGGATTGCTTTCTGCCGGTTTAAGTTTCAGCCTGGTAATACAAGGCATGATCAACATGGGAGTAGCTGTTGGGCTGGGCCCGATCACGGGTTTGCCGTTGCCGCTCTTAAGTATGGGTGGTACATCTTTGATCTTTACAGGTATATCGCTTGGGATTATTCTCAGCGTGAGCCGCACAGATAGTGAATTTAAAAGTGCAGCAGTTGGCGCTGCAGCGGGTATTAATGCTAAAGTTCCGGTAAATGCCTAA
- the murD gene encoding UDP-N-acetylmuramoyl-L-alanine--D-glutamate ligase produces MKIAILGAGESGVGAALLAQAKGLDVFVSDMGQVKDEYKAKLATAAIPFEEGTHTLTNILDANEIIKSPGIPDKAPVIQEAAKRQIPVISEIEFAGRYTDAKFICITGTNGKTTTTLLTYHLLKSAGLNVGLAGNIGESLAEKVIDNKHDYYVVELSSFQLDNMYQFKANIAVLLNITPDHLDRYGYSMENYAASKLRVAQNMTGSDYFIYNADDQNIKKAFDSAAFGGTTIPFSLEGAEGAKVRFEGSTIKLDINYFEGKVDASRSSLIGKHNQYNTMAAAAVAKLLQVSDETIAQALETFQNADHRLQLVGVAKDVSYINDSKATNVEAVWYALEGIKQPIIWIAGGVDKGNDYSTLEELAREKVKVLICLGKDNKKLERSFNKVVPIIAETDSIEYAVRMAKLLAVPGDVVLLSPACASFDLFDNYEHRGQRFKEAVDKIVLKK; encoded by the coding sequence ATGAAGATAGCTATACTTGGAGCGGGAGAAAGTGGCGTTGGAGCCGCATTACTGGCACAGGCCAAAGGGCTTGATGTGTTTGTGTCGGATATGGGGCAGGTCAAAGACGAGTATAAAGCAAAGCTGGCAACAGCGGCCATACCATTTGAAGAAGGCACACACACCCTAACCAATATTCTAGATGCTAACGAAATCATTAAAAGTCCTGGCATTCCTGATAAAGCTCCAGTTATACAAGAAGCAGCCAAAAGACAGATACCGGTCATCTCAGAGATAGAGTTTGCAGGTCGCTATACCGATGCAAAGTTCATCTGCATTACCGGTACAAATGGCAAAACGACGACTACACTGCTGACTTATCACCTGTTAAAAAGTGCCGGCCTGAATGTTGGCCTGGCGGGTAACATAGGAGAGAGCCTGGCAGAAAAAGTGATCGATAACAAGCACGATTATTACGTGGTGGAGCTAAGCAGCTTTCAGCTGGACAATATGTACCAGTTCAAAGCGAATATAGCTGTCTTACTGAATATTACGCCAGATCATCTGGACCGCTACGGCTATAGTATGGAGAACTATGCAGCTTCAAAACTGCGTGTGGCTCAGAACATGACGGGCAGTGATTACTTCATCTATAATGCAGATGACCAGAATATTAAAAAAGCATTTGATTCAGCCGCATTCGGGGGTACAACTATACCATTTTCGCTGGAAGGTGCTGAAGGCGCCAAAGTGAGGTTTGAGGGATCAACTATAAAACTGGATATCAACTACTTCGAGGGGAAAGTGGATGCATCAAGATCCAGCCTCATCGGGAAGCATAACCAGTACAATACCATGGCAGCCGCCGCAGTTGCAAAACTGCTGCAAGTGTCTGACGAAACTATAGCGCAGGCCCTGGAGACATTCCAGAATGCCGACCATCGTTTGCAGTTGGTTGGCGTGGCTAAAGATGTTAGTTACATAAACGACTCGAAAGCGACCAATGTTGAAGCCGTTTGGTACGCATTGGAAGGAATAAAACAGCCGATCATCTGGATAGCGGGCGGCGTGGATAAAGGAAACGACTATAGTACGCTGGAAGAGCTTGCCCGTGAAAAAGTGAAAGTGTTGATCTGTCTGGGCAAGGATAATAAAAAACTGGAGCGCTCTTTTAACAAGGTGGTTCCAATTATCGCTGAGACAGATTCAATAGAATACGCAGTGCGCATGGCAAAACTGCTGGCTGTACCCGGAGATGTAGTATTGCTCTCGCCGGCATGTGCCAGTTTTGATCTGTTCGATAACTATGAGCACAGAGGGCAGCGCTTTAAAGAGGCAGTAGATAAAATAGTTTTAAAGAAATAA